DNA from Triticum aestivum cultivar Chinese Spring chromosome 7D, IWGSC CS RefSeq v2.1, whole genome shotgun sequence:
cgccgcaTGTAAAAGCCAATTATGATGTATAACGATCCAGACAAGTTTTGTGATTCTGAGACCCAAAGCACCCTGTATTCTCCAGTTGGACGGTGCATGTAAAAGCCAATTATGATGTTGCGGACGCCTAGCCCAAATCGAGGCTGCGGCGGGAGAGCATGCTTGCGGATGACTGGATTGCAAATGTAGAATTAACTTCCGCAAGAGAAGATGATGAAACCATCACAAGCGCATTGGAGACAAACCTCGTTACGGTGTTCGAAACCAGGAGGGCACGGACGACAACGTGACTGGCAGGCCACCCGTCCCCATCGACGATGTGGAGCGACGGCTGGCGGCCGTGGTGTTCGAGCATAAATTTAGGCGTGGACGTGACGCTAGCCACAACGCGCAGACGACGCGGCAGCGGCCGATGTCCCGGGGCGGCAACCGGATGAGTATCATATGTCGATGATCTCCTCGGGAAGGTGCTCGAGCAGGGCCGCGGCTCTCTTGCCCGGCATGGCGCTCCCTAAAGTCCGGTAATCTAAAAAGAAGAGGCACACTTAGTGAAATGCTTCAGCTATGGAAAACGCACGGTCCTTTTTACTCtgtttgaagtcaaacttcgtaaagtttgatcatatttatatgaaaaaatataaatatctacaatgctaaagttatacaatatgaaaatttaagccACGACGCATCTAATGATAATGATTTCACATTGTGAATATTTGTATTTTttctataaaattggtcaaactttacaaggtTAGGCTTCAGACAAATCTTATGGGGTCTGTATTATCTCACATCTAACTCTCTCACCCttgattgtttttttttttgaaaaactcttTCATGAATTTGTTTTGTCCCTAAGGGTGAGGGAgttagatgtgagataatatctcacatctagatgtgaaatagcaaacctgaaatcttatatgcgaactgaAAAGGACCGGAGGAAGTATTTCGGTCCGTGTCGGACTGGGCTCGATCGAATTTTTAAGGATGGGCCAAGCCACGTAGGACCGGCCATCTAATTCAAAGATCAGGATGGCTCAACTAAAAAGGAAGAGATCAGGATTgctcaaaagaaaataaatcaaagatcaggagaaaatgcattactgctGCTCAAGGTCATCTTCAACCTTCAACCTCACGCCATCCACACAGCCCTCCCCTCATCCCCGTGTTGCCACCGCCCCCAACCAACCCTCTAAACCTCCCCAGTGAAAATATTTTCCGACGACCTACACCCCCGACCCACACCCATCAAATTTCAGACTCGCTCCCGGCTCAGCCATGCCGTAGCCGGCCCTCCTCACACCGTTCCCACCTTCAGCCTCGTCTAAAAAAGCAACCGATGGTTCCAAAAATTTAAGGTACTTCTAGCAAAAAGTATTTattactccttccgtcccatagTGTAAAAACGCtcctatattatgggatggagggagtatgatggaAGCATACCAAGGAAATGGTATAGGAGCCCATGAGAAAGTGTCTTATGTACCAGGCCAGACAAAGTAAGGAATTAACATACTGTAGGCAGAAATCAACTTTTAGGCCTAGTTTGGCAGCGCTGTATTTAAAATACCATAGTATCTCAAAACTTCGGTATTGCAACGCGTGGGTGATGAATACTGCGGTTTTAAAGAAACTGCAATTTTTTTTCTCAGTTTTAGAAAAACTACCGATACATTTGGCTGATGTTGTTTTACTGTGTAGTTTTGACCGATAGTCACACAACTTAATCTAACTTATACTACACGTACGGAGCTACACGACCGGATGCATGCAACGCTGTATGGTCTTCTGATCGCTGAGCTAGGAAGTTGCAGACGTGATCGGCCGTAGCTAATTACAAAGAATAGGAATCGATATCCTATTTTAACTAGTGTGGTGCAAGCCATTGAAAGGATACTGCCGTGTGGTTAATTATGCTTACAAACCAAGCTGCACGACAGTCAACCAGCGGATAACACGAGCAACTTTTCCCCAGTTTCAGAAAAAAGAGGTCCAGACCTCTTTTTTAATACTCCAAGAAAACCACAGTATCAACAATACCACTGTTTATAAAACTGCAGTTTTTGGTATAGCCAAACGCCTCAAAGTATTCAAAACTATAGTTTTTCAAAAAACTGTGATATTCTAGTAATACTTTAAAAATACTTTGCATCCAAACGGGGCCTTAGAGAACACCAGCAAAAACAACAGATATGCCCCCAAAATCCCACCGCATTGGAAACATTGAACCACATGAAAAATAATAGCTAGCGTTTTCAAGCATAGATAAACCATAAACCACATTGCATTGATTCAGACACATTCACCCAGGCCAATCCAAGAAGGCCACGATTTATAGTGGTCAAAAGCCAAGCCACCCTAGCACACATTACTACCTAATTACAGTCAGAAGCATCCATATATGCTGCTCTTACATGCTCCATGGGAGCAGCACCTGCCATTCAAAGCGTCTGCTCCAGAGTCCATGgtttacttatatatatatatatatatatatatatatatatatatatatatatatatatatatacacaaacTAGAGCCACGGTGCCATTGCAACTCCATAGTCCATACTAGCAATATAGAGTACTAGCCTTATACTAATTCTGCAGGTTAGGCCGGTTCCCCTGCTTTCGCCTTGCATCAGCCCCCTCTCTGTCACAACGAGAGAACAATGGTTAGCTAGCATTTCCAACAAGGGCAATCTTCAACTCCTGTCAGTGTCATAAAAGTTTTGCTTTCACCTTTTAACGTATGTTATGATAGGTTTGTGTTCTTAACCAAGCAAGTGTAAATCCTAGAGTATCTTCATTTGATCAAAAGCATGAGAGCAGTAACAACAGTATGAACTTACTGACTATTGATAGAAATTTGGCTACTAACAAATACTCACTTTAAAGATAGCAAACGAAGACCGGATAACAGAAACAGCACCTGTTAAGTGTCTTCACTTACAGCCCGTCTACTTGGCCGGGACCTGCACCCGCTGCTGTCGACGTGCGACATATTCCTCATATTCCGAGTCACTCTCGGACTCGGAGATCCATCCGTAGCAGGGGGGCCTTTTGCGCCTAGTTCTTGTAGCTAACGGATCTGGCGACGCAGCTCTGGGAGAAGGTGGGTCGATGAGCGGGGGTTCCGCTTCCTCTGTCTGCCCAACTGCTAGCACTGCCTCAGATGGTGGTACAACCATCGCAATGGGAATGAACTCTTCTGACGGTTCCTCCTTTATTGCTACTTCTTGCTGCTGCATTACCAACCAAAGCCCCACGTAAGAATTGGACAGTATGCATAGGATTTGTTGCTGGAGGGAATAAGTAACCACAACTAGACATTCTTAACAAGGTCTTGTTTTAAAGGTAAATCTAATTTTTCATAAGTAACAGCAGCTTGTGCACCATAAATGTTTCCTTATTGCAGAAGTACTGATGGCCAACATGTTGAAGTTGTATTACAAAACCAACTGAGAAAATACTACATAGTGCAATGCTAAAATGTATGATGCCAATTCATCAGTCGACTATGTCAGCCCAAAGGAATGATGGAAGACATCAACCAGACCACTTCTTTCATCTGGCATTGTTGTCATTTTTATGAATAAACCAGCTTTTAGGTGAAAAAACAAACACAGGAAAGTAAATGGAGAGGGAGCTTACCGGAGCCTCCTCCTCCACGTCCTCCTGCTGCGGCTCCTGCAAATATTTCATAAATAGTGAAAATAAGAACGTTTTACTTTGTACCCACTTCAATCTGTGCAAACACAAACTAAGGCATGTTAAGAGTAATATAACATGGGCATGCTTGATGTAAGGGAGAGTCTCAATCCTAGGATGGCCGTTCCATCAACTTACTCCTCAATATCTATTCATATTTTAGTCATTTGAAATAGTATAATGCTGAGGCAACTCAGTTATAATCATAGAAACAGGATGAGGAATTATAACAGTGGAAATAACCTCGTAATATTATCATCCATGTACTAGGACCAACCTTTTTCTCAAACTAAATGCCTTAAAGCAAACAAAGATGAGGAATTAGTACATATGACAGGTATTATTGAGCAAGATATTACATTTTTTTTGGCGTGGGATGACAGTTACCAATTAAAGAAACACTGCCTTGAATATATTAGTCTGTAGGTAGCAGAGTGGTATAAATTGGTACCAATGGCACACACAGAAATTAACATGGATAAACACAAGAGAGTATGTGGAGAGCGTCCTCACCGGATGAGCTTCCTCCccctcatcatcaccatcatcatcctcattctgctgctgctgctgctgctgctgcaactTCTCCTGCTCCTCCATCTCAAAGAGCGCTTCTTGCACTACGGAGTAACAACTGCCCTCCAGCAACGGCCACCCATCCTTCCCATACACATCCTAAACAGAAAGGCCGAATTAATCAGGACCATGGTTTTCAATTTCAATGAAATTTCGGAAATTTCATTAATTTCAGAAAGTACTGAAATATAGCATTTTTGTTAAATTATTTCAACGATTTCGGCCTCCAAAGTCATTTCCCGCCAGGGCCACCTTTGGCGGCAAAAAATTGGGCCAAAGCCCAAAACTAGCTCCCCCATGGCCCGTGAATGACTAACATGTCTCTCGTGCCCTCACATCTATACCTAAATCGCCAATGGAAAATCTCCTTTCGTGCCGGCGGCGCCAACACTGGAGGCTTGGGCTCCAATTGCTACTTGATGCAAAATCTGACACTGTCAGAAATAGAATCCTTTTGATTCTTTGGCAGTCCTGGCACCTGAGAAACAATGTTATACATGGTGATGGAAAGGACACGGTTTTGAGTGCTGTGCATTTCTTAGTCAGGTACGAGGAGGACGTAAATGATTCGCTGTACAGTGATGCGACTGACAAAGATAAATGTCGCTGGTCGCTGTATCCCCATAGGCCCAGCAATCCGACAGCGCCTGCTAGCGATCATTGGTCTGCACAGCGAAAGGGATGTTAAACTAAACACAGATGCATCTTACATTTCCAAGACAGGGGAAAGCTGGATTGGTGCAGTTGCTAGAGACCACCGTGGTCAAGTCTTTGTTGCAGTGTGCCAGAAATTAAACAAATGCTCGTCTgtagaagaagcagaagcggaggcAGCATTAATTGGTCCGAAGGAATTGGCAAACTGTATAGGGGGGTGGTCACTTTGGAAATCGACTGCGCTACTGTCGGCAAGGAACTGCATTGTAAAGGACAGAACCGAGCGAAGTGTTTCTCTCTGGTGGCAGACATTAATCAAGCCTCTGCCTTCGCTACTCACTGCGTCATAGTGTTTACAAGAACATGCAATGCTCTTGCACAAGAATTGGCGGCCACGGCGAGAAGTGTCGGAGACCAAATCATAGTAGCAACTGTCCCTGAATATCGATGCTAGCTGAATGTAATCACACCATTGAGTAACTATAACTCGTGGTCCTAAAAAAAATGATTGTCATGTATTTACATTACCTATGATGAAACATCTAAGATGGTTTGTGCAGAGATGTCTTGTGATTCTTTGGCACTTTTGTGTATTTACCTATGCCATTGATTAGCTTGTGTTCTTTGTTGTTTTCTATGGTCAATTGTTATTCTGATCACATTCCAAGCCTTTGCGGTGTTGTATGCTAGCATGTGGTTTATGCCGATGATGCATATTATTGTGGAGCACAATGCGTATGTTGTTCATGCAAGACATTATATATTCTTTGTGATAAATTAACTTGCTGTCTTTTGTAAAATGTGAAATTCGTGCAATGGCTCTATTGACGATGTGATGAAAATGCATGGTATATTTTCACTGGGGATATTACTGATACCTGGAGCCATGCTGCGAATTATGGAAGGCAAGGATTTTCATGTCACTATTGTGGCCTGAAGAGGCGGGGTGGAGGCTCAACCCGCCTAATGGGACATCTAGGTGGGTTGGGAGGATCAGTGGTTGCCTGCTATAATGTGCCCTCCGAGGTACAAGCTGCAATGAGGAAGGATTGGCTGGTTTACAAACAGAAAAAGTCAAAGGTACAAGCCGGCAAACTAAGATTGGAACTTGAGCTTCTATAGGAAATGGGTGGAAGTCCAATAATTGATCTTGATCCTGCTAGTGATGAAGAGGACCATGTAAGGTTGGAAAGGGAGAAATCAATATGGGTAGTAGATTTGAGGTCGGGTCCAGGAGTGGCAGCAGCAACGGCGAGTCTTGTGTCTAGTCCTACAACTCCTGCCACTGGAAAGATAACTCAATATCTTCAGTGTAAGAGCTCTCTTAGTCCTGCAGATGGTAGTACTAGGACTCCTCCTAGTGGAAAGAAAACCAAGGGATGCCAGCCAAGGATTTACTTCTCAAATCGAAAGCTAAATGCAGCAAAACTTGGTCGAGCTTGGGCCAAATGGTTCCACGCTAATGATATTCCTGGACGGAAAATCAATTGTGCTTCATTTCGAGCAGCGCTGATGTTGAGACAAGAGCTACATGCAGTAAAGCACTTGCCTACAGCATATGAAGTTGATGGGATATATTTGGATGCCAACTACATGGAAATAAGGGTTTTTGTTGAGAACATGAAGCAAGATTGGGATCGTTTTGGTGTGACTATCATGAGCGACTCATGGACAGGACCTACCGGCATGAGCATCATCAACTTCATGGTTTATTGCAATGGGGCCATGTTCTTTCACAAGACTGTCAATGCAACTGGTCCGATCCAGAACTCAGGTAAAGAAAATGCTTCGTGTTGCAGTCATATTTATGCTCTATTCCTTGTCATGCAATATTTAACATCAGTATTCATGCATAATTCATATTCAAGGAAATTAAGAAAGGTTGTTGTCGATGAAATTGGCCCGAAGGTGGTTGTCCAAATTGTCACGGACAATGGTTTGAACTACAAAAAGGCATGCAAAGATCTCGTCAAAGAGCACCCTGAGATATATTGGCAGCCTTGTGCAGCTCATACAATCAACCTTATGTTAAAGGACATTGGTAAATTTCATGAGGTTGCTCGAGTTCTCAAAAGTGCGAAAAAGATTAGTAGCTTCTTCTACAATCACAACCGGCTGCATGCTGATATGGGAGACAAGATTGGTGGAGAGTTGATccatcctaataccacccaactGTTTTATTTCCCTGCAAAGGATACATGATAAGAAAGACAAGTTTCGGCAATGGATGGTGTCAGAGGAGTGGGAAAATAGTGACTGGAAAACTGAGGAAGAATTTGACTATATAGAAGCATGTCTGACAAGTAGTGAATGGTGGAACGACCTCAAGAGGGTCCCAGATACAGTGCAGCCACATATAGTCTACTACGGTATGCTGATCAACAGAAGGATGTGACCGTTTCTGGTCTTAAAGCAAGGATGATGACCGCTGTTCAGGAATTGACAGCTCAACTCGGCGAGGATACATATGAATTTGAAAATTACATGAGTAAGGTGGGCCCGAGGATTCAGCATAAGTACGGCGACACGTTGATGCTTGCAGGTACCCCCTTTGTGATGAAACTCTTAGTTGACAAATATGTAGCTCTTCTTCTTCATTTATCATGTAGCTTCTATTCCAATATGTACATTTTTGCATTTGTAGCTGCTGTCCTTGATCCTGAATCACACTATTCATTTGCATTTGACCAAGATCCAGCCTATATCAATAAACTCCTAGATGTAATAGCAAAGATGGCGGCTACACCACAGTCCGGAGCAAAGGCTATGGATGAACTTGTGTTTTATAATGCCAATACAGGAAAGTTCGGCGGAGTGATGGCACAGCTCGCAGCACGCACATCTAGCCCAGGTTAAGTGAGCTACAGAATTTTGGGGAATTGGTGTAGTGTCTTCTCTTTTGCTGACTTATGGTGTTTCTATCTTGCAGACACTTGGTGATCTCAATATGGTGGAGAAGTGCCCATGCTGCTGAAGTATGCGATGCGCATTGTGTCTCATTGTGTGTCATCGAATGGTGTGAGCGCAATTGGAATACTTTCGGGTTGATCCATAGCAAAGTGAGAAATATGCAAAGTTACATTAAGCTGACAAAGCTGGTGCACACACGTTACAACTTGCAGCCCCGCCTTCAGCAAAATGAGACTTAGCGAGAAGATAAGGAGGTCGATCCATGTGCTCACATGATGGATCTTACTTAATATGATGAAGCAGACCCAACCATGGATTGGATGAACAACTCGAGGAGTGAATCAGAATCACTTCTAGATGAGGGAGGTCGCCCATCTCAGTTTATTCGTGACATAGTTTGCGATGTGCGCTCAAAGAGGAAGATGGTCAACATTTCAAGTCTTGCAAGGAGGAAAAGAGTGAAGAAA
Protein-coding regions in this window:
- the LOC123169365 gene encoding altered inheritance of mitochondria protein 21 isoform X2; translation: MPRRRPRAGEKRMDAAIDHFAEMGYRKADVRRVVNKLLKDVYGKDGWPLLEGSCYSVVQEALFEMEEQEKLQQQQQQQQNEDDDGDDEGEEAHPEPQQEDVEEEAPQEVAIKEEPSEEFIPIAMVVPPSEAVLAVGQTEEAEPPLIDPPSPRAASPDPLATRTRRKRPPCYGWISESESDSEYEEYVARRQQRVQVPAK
- the LOC123169365 gene encoding altered inheritance of mitochondria protein 21 isoform X1; this encodes MPRRRPRAGEKRMDAAIDHFAEMGYRKADVRRVVNKLLKDVYGKDGWPLLEGSCYSVVQEALFEMEEQEKLQQQQQQQQNEDDDGDDEGEEAHPEPQQEDVEEEAPQQEVAIKEEPSEEFIPIAMVVPPSEAVLAVGQTEEAEPPLIDPPSPRAASPDPLATRTRRKRPPCYGWISESESDSEYEEYVARRQQRVQVPAK